The Deinococcus detaillensis genomic interval AGCGGCTGACATGGCCCTGCGAATCACTCAGCGTCAGTGGCGGCGCGGCGCTTCCCACCGCCAGCGCGGGTAAAGTCAGCAGGGTAAACAGGGCGGCGAACATGCCCTTACTGTGCCTGAAGTCGGGTCAGCCGCGCTACTGTTTCAGTTTATTTTGAACGGACGCCTCTAGACTTACCTGCTCAAAAGCTGACACAAAGCTGACCAAAGCCTTAAACCCACCTGACACTTAGCCGATTCAATGAAAGGCGTATGAAAACCCCATCTTTGGTTAAAGCTTCTCTGCTCCTCGGTACGCTCCTCGCCTTATCCAGCGCCGCCGCCGCCGAGGTCAAGATTTACCCGTATAGCGGCGCTCACGTTCTGGCCGGCCAGAAGTTTGATTTGCGGGTGGAAGTCAGCGGCGTCGCGGCGGGCGCGGAAGCCAGCGTGATGCTGGACGGCAAGCCCGTTGCGGGCCTCATCAAAACCAACAGCGCCGCCGACACGGTGGAATACACCCTGCGCGGCGTGTCGCTGATTGCCGGAAGCCACACCGTGACCGTGACCGGAGCGGCAACCGGACAGGCGACCATGATTGCCGAAGCGCCCGCCACCGTCGCGCAGGCCAAAAAAGTGATTTTGTTTATCGGTGACGGCATGGGCTGGAACACCGTCCGCGCCGCCGAACTCGTGGCGCACGGCTACAACCCCGACAACGGCATGCCGCTGGGCCGCTTGGAAATGGAAACCGGCCTGAGCGGACTGGCGACGGTCACCAACTCCAGCTACGACTCATTTTTGACTGACAGTGCCAACACCGCTTCGTCCATCGCTACCGGCCAAAAAGTCTTGGTCAACGCCCTGAGCGTCTACCCCGACAACACCAAAGACTCGCTGGACAACCCGCGCATCGAAACCATCGCCGAAATTTTGAAGCGCAGCAAAAATATGGGCATCGGTCTGGTCAGCACCGCCTTTGGCACCGACGCCACGCCCGCCGCTTTTGCCGCCCACACCCGGTTGCGCGGCGATTACTCGGCGGTGGCCGACCAATACTTTAAGGGCAGTGCCAAGCCCGACGTGCTGCTGTTCGGCGGCAGCAACGACTTCATTTCCCAGACTGTGCCGGGCAGCCGCCGCAAAGACGCCACCAACTGGATCGACGGCTCGCAGAAAATGGGCTTTACCTTTGTCAGCAGCCGCGCCGAACTGATGAAAGCCAACACCACCAAGCTGTTCGGGCTGTTTAACCTCAGCAATTTCAATAGCTACCTCGACCGGGTGCAGTTTAAAGACCCCAGCGTCTTGGGCGATTTCAAAGACCAGCCGTACTTGTGGGACATGACCCAAAAAGCCGTGGAAACCCTGGACAAAAACCCCAACGGCTTTTTCTTGATGGTGGAAGGCGGCATGATCGACAAGTTCGAGCACCCGCTCGACTGGCAGCGCGGCGTCTGGGACGTGCTGGAAATGGACAAAGCGGTGGCGTGGGCCAAGGACTACCAAAAGACCCACCCCGACACCTTGGTGCTGGTCACGGCGGATCACGCCCACTCGATCAGCACTTACGCGGGCTATGACCACACCAAAGGCCCGGGCAACCGCGACGCCGTGCTGGTCTACCAAGACGGCAAATTCCCGACCTACAGCGACAAAAAAGATGTCAACGGCATTCCGATGGTGACGCCGACACGCGGCCTGGCAGTGGGCTTTGCGGGCGTGCCGGACTACTGCGAAACCTTCACGGCCCGCCCTATTTACAAAGATCCCACCATCAGTGACGGCAGCGGCGGCTACGCGCCCAACCCCGACATCTGCAAAGAAGAAGGCGCATACTTCCGCACCGGCAACTTGCCGCGCAACACCAATCAGGGCGTTCACTCCGCCGACCCCGTGCCGCTGTTTTCCTTCGGGCCGGGCGCTCAAAACTTCGTGGGCATGATGGATCAAACCGACATCTTTTTTGCGATTGCCAAAGCGATGGGCGTAGACGCGACGAAAGACGCGGGCAAATAAGCCTCTGACGAACGGCTCAGAGCAAGATTAGATTGAGCGCTTTACAACACCCCCCTCCCTTCGCGGGCGGGGGGTTTTTGAGCCTGCCCCATACCACTGCCCTGACAATCCCCTGAAATACTTCAGTGATGAAACCCGCCCTTTTCGCGCTCTGGGCAGCGCTGCTGCTCTCGGCGGCGCAGGCCCAGAGCAGCCTCAAATTCAGCGAGATGTACAGCAAAGTGACGGTGCGCGGCATCGAGTTCAGCCCCAAGGTGCAGGGCCTGAGCGGCAAAAGCGTCAGTATGGTGGGCTTTATGGCCCCGCCGCTCAAGCCCAAGCTGGACTTTTTCGTGCTGACCAAAGCCCCGATGAGTTCGTGTCCGTTTTGCAGCACGGTGGCCGATTGGCCGCCTGACATCGTGTTGGTCATCATGCCGGATGGCAAGTTGCTCGACCCCAGCACCGGAGCGCTGAAAGTCACCGGTCGCTTGGAGTACGGCATCAAAAAAGACGACCAGACCGGCTTTGTCAGCTTGATGCGTCTTTACGCCGACAAAGTGGAGAATCAGTGACCCGACTGGCGGTACAAAACGTCACTTACCGGCACGGCCCAGAAGTGGCGCTGACGTTTCCCAGTTTTGAAGTCGGCAAGGGTGAGCAACTGGCCCTCATCGGCCCCAGCGGTGCGGGCAAAACCACGCTGCTGCACTTGATCGCTGGCCTGCTGCGCCCCGAGAGCGGGCACATCCGCTTTGACGGCCAAATCATCAGTGCGCTGAGTGAAAGTGGCCGCGACGCTTACCGCGCCCGCAGCGTCGGCTACGTGTTTCAGGACTTTCACCTGATGCCCGGCTACAGCGCCCTCGAAAACGTGCTGCTGGGCCTCGGTTTATCGGGAATGCGCGGCCCGCAGGCCAGAGAACGCGCCGCCGAAGTGCTGACTGAGTTGGGCCTCGGCGCTCGCCTGCGCCACACCCCGCGCCAATTGTCGACGGGCGAGCGGCAACGGGTGGCGCTCGCCCGCGCAGTCGCGCACCGCCCCGCTTTGCTGCTGGCCGATGAACCCACCGCCCATTTAGACCGTGCCAGAGGCGTGCAGGCCCTTAAACTTCTGCAAGACACCGCCGCTGCGCTGGGGGCCACTTTGGTGGTCGTCACGCATGATCCCCTCGTCATGGACGCGTTTGAGCGCTTGATCGAAGTCGGTGCGGTGTCCCAGCAGCCAGTCTCACAGCGGCCAGCCTCAGGCAAAGAAGCGGTGCTGGTATGACAGGGGGGTTGGGATGACGCTCTGGATCACGCTGCGCAATCTGCGGGTGCGCGGCTGGGCCACCTTTCTGACAGTGCTGGCAGTGGCGCTGGCAACCGCAACCGCTCTGGTGGTGCCGCTGGTCAGCAAACAGGTGGAGCGCGGTGCGGCGGACGCGGCTCAGGTGTTTGATCTGCTGATTACCGCCAAAGGCAGCCCCACCCAGGCGGTGCTGAGCAGTCTTTTTTATCTGGACGTGCCGATTGGCAACATTCCGTATGCCACTTACCAGAAGCTGGCCGACGACAAGCGCACCCTGCGGGCCGTGCCGCTGGGCTTCGGCGACAATTATCACGGCCTGCCGGTGGTCGGCACCAATGCCCGCTTTTTTGAGCAGCGCCTCAAGCCGACCTTGCCGCCGTACTTTCATGTGGAGTCGGGGCGCTTATTTGCCGGCCCCCTTGAAGTGGTGATCGGGCAAGCGGCGGCGCGGCAAACCGGCCTCAAGCTGGGCGATCAGTTTAGGAGCGCCCACGGCTCGGAAGAACACGCTGGCGCGGAAGAGGAAGAACACGCTGCCGAATACAAGGTGGTGGGCATTCTGGCGGCCACAGGCGGGCCGGTCGACCGCGCCATCGTGACCGATATTCAAAACTTGTGGGATGTTCACGGTCAATTCACCCCCGAGTCTCGCGGCGTGACGGCGGTGCTGTACACGGCGGCCAAGCTGGGCGATCTGTACTCGGTGTCCAGCCAGATGAACGCCACGCCGAGCGCACAGGCGGTCTTTCCGGGTCAGGTCTTTGCCAATGTGCGCTCGTTCGTGCTGCAAGGCCAGGCGGCGTATGCGGCCCTCAGCGTGCTGGTGCTGCTGCTGGCCGCGCTGACCATCTGGCTGAGTGTCTACGCCGCCAGCTTAGACCGCGCCCGCAGTGTGGCGCTCCTGCGGGCGCTCGGCGCAGGGCGCGGCACGGTTTTTGGCGTGGTGCTGCTCGAAACTGCCGTGACGGTGCTGCTGGGACTCCTGCTGGGCGTGGGGTTGTCGTACGGCGTCAGCGTGTTGGGCGGCCAACTGCTGGGTGGCCGCCTCGGTTTTTCCCTGCCCGCGCCGGTGCTGGACTGGGCCTTGCTGCTCAGGGTCGCGGCGCTGTTTCCGCTGGGCGTGTTGGCGGCTTTGCCTCCGGCATTCGGCGCGGCGCGGCAAAGTCCGGTGGCGCAGTTGTAGAGAAGGTGGGTCGGCAACGCGAACTTGCTCTCCCTACTCCAACGCCCCCTCGATATCCCCCAGAATGTCGTTCACGTCCTCAATGCCAATCGAGATTCGCAGCAGCCCCGGCGTGATGCCCAGCCGCCTGCGCTCGGTTTCACTCAGTGCCCGGTGCGAAGTGCCCCAGGGCCAGGACAAGGTGCTCTGGACGTCCGCCAGGCTGGGGGCCAGCGGGATTTTTCCGGCCAGCGCTTTCACGAAGCTCGGCGCGTCGTCGATATCGGCGCTGAGCATTCCGCCAAAGCCGTTGGGGAAAAGTTCGGCGGCACGAACGAACTGCGGATGAGAACTCAGGCCCGGATGGTAGACCCGGCTGACGCGGGGGTGATTGGATAGCACGTCGGCCACCGCCTGCGCGTTGCCGGAGTGCGCCCGCATTCTCAGGCCCAGCGTTTTGAGGCCCTGCATGGTCATCCAGGCGTCGAAGGCGCTGATGGTGCCGCCCAGCCGCAGCAAGCGGGTTCGCGCGGCGGCGATCAGATCGGCCCGCCCGCAGGCCACGCCACCAAAGGCGGTGCTGTGGCCGCTCAGGTACTTGCTCAGCGAGTGCGTCACCAGATCGGCTCCGTGATCGGCGGGCCGGAACACGGCGGGGCTGGCGAAGGTGTTGTCCACGCTCAGGATGGCTCCGTGGGCGTGAGCCAGCTCAGCCAGCGCGGGCACATCCGGCACCGTCAGCAGGGGGTTGGTCAGACTTTCGACGTGAATCACTTTGGTGTTGGCCTTCATGGCAGCCTGCACTTCTTCCAGGTTGCAGGCGTCCACGAAGCTGACTTCGATGCCCAGCCTTGGAAACTCCTCACCCAGCAGCGCGTAGCTGATGCCGTACACGCGGGCGTCGGTGACGACGTGGTCGCCGGACTTCAGCACTCCCAGCAGAGAAGCGCTGATCGCCGCCATGCCGCTGCCCGCCACCAGAGACGCCTCCGTATTTTCCAAGATGCTCATGGCCCGTTCCAGCGTGGCCGCGTTGGGCGTGCCGTTGCGGTAATAAAAGGCGCTCGGCTCCCTGCCACTCATGCTTTCTTCCAGCGCGTTCAAGTCTGGGTAGGCGTAGACGGTGCTCTGATAGATCGGCTCGGCCAGCGGGACGGACGCGTTGGGGCGGGCTTCCTCACCGGAGCGGGCGGCGAGGGTGGTCAGATCGTAGTTGGTGCGGTGAGCATCAGACATACCGCCAGGATAGTGCTTCTCCCGCCGCTTGGCTTACTCCCCCCGGCTCAGCCCCTGCGTTTTGAGTGCTCCTTGCAGCGTTTCCTCCCGCTTTTCCATGCTGCCGCCTTCGCCGAAGTAAGCGTTGAGCAGCCGCGCCCAGTCGCCTTCTTTGCCGGGTCTGGCGGCAATTGGGTTCATCTGCTCGGTGGCGGCCCTGAGCTGCTCGGCGCTGCCGTCTTTGTACGTGTTTTCATGGATCACCAGTGGGCGCGGCAGGCGGGGGCGCTGCGCCACGTCCTCGGCGCTCTTGCCGATGGTCAACGCCGCAAACGGCAGCACCTTGTCGGGCAATTCCAGCAGCTCGATTATCTCGGCCAGCCCGTTCATCACCCCGCCAATCCAGCAGCCCTGATAGCCCAGCATTTCGGCGGCCAGCAGCATGTTCTGGCCCGCCAGCACCGCGTCACCGATGCCGAAGTGAAGGTCGATGGCGGGCGACTGCCCCGGCTCGTACCCGGCCACCTCGATCAGTTGCCTGACGCGGCGGGTGTCCGAGCAGATCACGAAGCTCTCGGCGGCCAGGGCGATATGGGCGTTGGTCGTCAGCTCGGCCACTTTCTGTTTGGCCTCGCCGGTCAGCCGCACGAACGAATACAGCTGGGCGGTGGCGTCGGTGGGGGCGTGCTGAGCGGCGTACAAAATGGTGTCGAGATGCTCGGCGGGCATCGGCCCAGCTTGGTAGTGGCGCACGGTGCGGTGGGCTGCAAAAAAAGCGCGAACCTGCTCGGGGGTTTGCTGGCGGGTGGGCAGGGTCGCGGCGGGGGAGAGGGTCATGCGCAGAAGTCTAAAGGGCCGCGCCTCCCGGCAATGGTCAGCTTTCCCCCGCTTGCTCCTGCTCCGGCGCTTCTTCCAGCGGAGCGAACAACTTGTCGAGGTCTTGGGTGCTGAGCTGCCCCGCGTCGCTGAGGCCCGCGCCCAGGATGCCCTGAGAGAGCGCGGCCTTGCGGGCCTGCATCTCCAGAATCCGCTCCTCGACGCTGCCCGAGGCGATCAGCTTGTAGACGAAGACCGGCTTGTCCTGCCCGATGCGGTAAGCCCGGTCAGTCGCCTGATTCTCGGCGGCGGGATTCCACCACGGATCGTAGTGAATCACCGTGTCGGCAGCCGTGAGGTTTAGGCCCACCCCACCGGCCTTGAGGCTGATCAGAAAGACCGGCTTTTCGCCGCCCTGAAAAGCCTCAATCTGGGCGGCGCGGTTTTTGGTCTGTCCAGTCAGCTTGGCGTATGGGATGCCCAGTTCGTTCAGGGTGTCTTCCAGCAGGCCCAGCAAGGTGGCAAAGGCGCTGAAAATCAGCACCCGGCGGCCTTCCTCGATCATCTGCGGCAAATTGCCTGAAAGCCAGTCGAGTTTGGCATTGCTCCTGACTTTGCGGGCCACCTCCAGCTTGACCAGCCTCGGATCGGTCACGGCCTGACGCAGCTTGAGCAGTGCGTCCAGCACGGCGATGGTGCTGCGGCCTAAGCCCCTTGCCGCCAGTTCCTCGCGCACCCGCTCCTGCATGGTCACGCGCACGGTCTCGTAGAGGTCGCGCTGGTCGTTTTCCAAACTCAGCCGCACCGGAATTTCGGTTTTGGGCGGCAGCTCTTTGGCCACTTCACTTTTCTCGCGCCGCAGCAAAAAGGGCCGGACACGGGCGGCCAGCGCGGCGCGGCGGTGCAAGTCGCCCTGCTTTTCAATCGGGGTGCGGTAGAGCTGCCCGAAGATCTTTTCGGTGTAGAGCAGCCCCGGCATCAGAAAATTAAACTGTGACCACAATTCACCGAGGTGGTTTTCTAAGGGCGTGCCGGTCAAGCACAGGCGGTGGCGGGCTGTTAAGCTGCTGGCGGCTTTGGCCGAAGCGCTGCGGGCATTTTTGATGTTCTGGGCTTCATCCAAAATGATCAGGTGGTACTCGTGGACGCTCAGCTGATCGAGGTCGCGGGGCAAGAGTGGATACGTGCTGAGGATCACATCGAAGTCGCCGATCCGCTCAAAGTCAGCTTTGCGCTGCGGGCCGTGGAGGGTCAGCACTCTGAGATCCGGTGCAAAGCGGGCCGCCTCGCTACGCCAGTTGCCCAGCACCGAGGTCGGCGCAATGACTAGGCTGGGTCGGTCAGCCCGGCCCGCCTGTTTCTCAGTGAGGAGGTGAGCAAGGGCCTGAACCGTGTTATGGGTCACGATGTACTGCTCAGTAAGGTACAAGTGGTCTGCGGCTGCTACTCGGATGCACTGCGCTTCCTTAAGGCCGACATACTCCACCCGTTTAATCCCCCGACTCGGTGGGTACTTGGATGGACGGTGGTAAGCCGCGAGTTTTTCTACCAAGCGGAATGGGCTGAGCTGGGGCAGGAGTTTTAGGGTCACGCGCCATGCTGTGCCGCTGCGCCGCTCTCCCTTGTAAACATGACTGGTCTTCCTGAGCCGGATACGGGCTGTGCCGCCTAGCGACTGCACCAACTCCACTACGCCGCGTGCCAAGCGCTCCGAGACGCTGGTGTATTCCACGACGACTCCCGCGTGTCCATCAGTGTCAAGCAAGCCTTGCAGCAGAGAAAGGCGCTGCTCAGTGCTGCCCAGCAGATAGTCTGGCGGGATAAACTTGTCACGTCCCTTGACGCCGTGAAGCCCTAACTTGCGTAAAGCGTCTTTGAGTGGGTTAGGCGTCCACTGGCCGGCACTCACCAAGCGGGAGGTGCTGACTTTGGCGGTCAACCGCTCAGCATGTTGAGCATAGACGCCAGCAGGGAGAATCAGCGCACCCACCAATTCGTCTTCGGACGTGATGTTGACGCCGTGGGTCAAGCTGCCGTCGCCGAGCAGTGCCCCGAGGGTGTACGGATCAACCGGCAAGGAGCGTGGAGCAAAGGCCACTGGCTGCACCACCGGCAGGTAATGCTTGAGATTTCCGGCAGCGTCCGTGAGGTCAGCCATGATCTGCTCGGTGCTGAGCACTCTCTCAGGCAAGCCGCGCCGTTTGCGTACCGGCGTGTTGACGGCCCAGAGATGCTCGGCGTCCGCTTCCACGCTGGCTCCGTCGGTCAGCGTGAGCTGGTAAATTGGACGTAATCCCTGCGGATAAACGCCTATGACCTGAGTGGGCTGTCCATCCCGTCCCATCACGTAATCGCCGATCTGAAGCTGACCCATCGTTTGCCAGCCGTGTGGGGTCAGCACACCAGCGTCTAGCGGTTGCGCCTTGCCAAGCCCCATGTCGTCGGCCAGAATCCCGCTCAACCCATATTCGCGCAGAAATTGCAACCAGCTCAGCCCCTGCACCTGATAAGGCCGCAGGTCGGCGTTAAGGCCAGCGGGAGGCGCTACCGGCGTAATTCCGGCAAAGTCGCGCAGCCGCTGACCCAGTGCCAGAAGCTGCTCCGCGCCGACCCAGCGCCCCCGGAGGGCTTCTTCGAGCTGGGCGAGTCGGGCGGCGTCAAGGAGCGGTAGCCGCAGTGGCCCAGCCGGGAGGTCGCGTAAATTGAGTTCGACTAGCACGCCTAAAATCGCCTTGACCCGTCCGGCGGGCAGCGGCAAGCGGCGGCCATCTGGCAGAGCGGCGTAAAGCAATTCGTCGTCTGAAAGCTGCGCCAGCGCCTCGGAGCTGAGCAGGTCGCTGCGGGTGGCGATCAAATCGACCAAAATCGGCAGCAGGCTCAGCCGCTCACCGCCCACGATCACGCCCAAATCCAGCGTGAACCAGCCGCCGTCTTGCTCGGTTTCGCCGTACCAGTCTTCGATTTCGGCCAAGTTGTAGGGAAAGGCGGAGGTGATCTCCACATCAATGCCCTTTTCGCGCAGCAGCGGCACCTGCTCGCGCACAAAGGTAAACCACTCGGTCTCGGTCGCAAAGCCCAGCGAGCCGCCGTCGGCGCTGAATATCAAGCG includes:
- a CDS encoding trans-sulfuration enzyme family protein; the protein is MSDAHRTNYDLTTLAARSGEEARPNASVPLAEPIYQSTVYAYPDLNALEESMSGREPSAFYYRNGTPNAATLERAMSILENTEASLVAGSGMAAISASLLGVLKSGDHVVTDARVYGISYALLGEEFPRLGIEVSFVDACNLEEVQAAMKANTKVIHVESLTNPLLTVPDVPALAELAHAHGAILSVDNTFASPAVFRPADHGADLVTHSLSKYLSGHSTAFGGVACGRADLIAAARTRLLRLGGTISAFDAWMTMQGLKTLGLRMRAHSGNAQAVADVLSNHPRVSRVYHPGLSSHPQFVRAAELFPNGFGGMLSADIDDAPSFVKALAGKIPLAPSLADVQSTLSWPWGTSHRALSETERRRLGITPGLLRISIGIEDVNDILGDIEGALE
- a CDS encoding nitroreductase family protein, which codes for MTLSPAATLPTRQQTPEQVRAFFAAHRTVRHYQAGPMPAEHLDTILYAAQHAPTDATAQLYSFVRLTGEAKQKVAELTTNAHIALAAESFVICSDTRRVRQLIEVAGYEPGQSPAIDLHFGIGDAVLAGQNMLLAAEMLGYQGCWIGGVMNGLAEIIELLELPDKVLPFAALTIGKSAEDVAQRPRLPRPLVIHENTYKDGSAEQLRAATEQMNPIAARPGKEGDWARLLNAYFGEGGSMEKREETLQGALKTQGLSRGE
- a CDS encoding ABC transporter permease, producing the protein MTLWITLRNLRVRGWATFLTVLAVALATATALVVPLVSKQVERGAADAAQVFDLLITAKGSPTQAVLSSLFYLDVPIGNIPYATYQKLADDKRTLRAVPLGFGDNYHGLPVVGTNARFFEQRLKPTLPPYFHVESGRLFAGPLEVVIGQAAARQTGLKLGDQFRSAHGSEEHAGAEEEEHAAEYKVVGILAATGGPVDRAIVTDIQNLWDVHGQFTPESRGVTAVLYTAAKLGDLYSVSSQMNATPSAQAVFPGQVFANVRSFVLQGQAAYAALSVLVLLLAALTIWLSVYAASLDRARSVALLRALGAGRGTVFGVVLLETAVTVLLGLLLGVGLSYGVSVLGGQLLGGRLGFSLPAPVLDWALLLRVAALFPLGVLAALPPAFGAARQSPVAQL
- a CDS encoding SNF2-related protein, translated to MASALPQQTAPLSADLKRWLDQTQQRFADLGDAERNTLVFVLGIHPYRARRLGLAIRVRRAVREGEDFRLGSVFKLPYALRYDLAGSARDLPVYARRDHAALRLLASSAQGGLIGSDEALFLEGTPLGSVILETLLATGRLLWEEGLPVLALGPNLTDALEWQFDEGGAQRPVRQLPAGVEILPITPAWYKRGDQLGHLEASLPPELEEAFLSIPPVPPQEAVALARALEPLGERLPAPRPVEIQSRPLPYQARLRLDYRPVVAQRKHAYGPMPSRAPLGVAEVTHLYGDQPWYAAKPQFEAGPNGGILTLTARDLAAERRAAGLLTRAGLKKIGKLLPPNQRLIFSADGGSLGFATETEWFTFVREQVPLLREKGIDVEITSAFPYNLAEIEDWYGETEQDGGWFTLDLGVIVGGERLSLLPILVDLIATRSDLLSSEALAQLSDDELLYAALPDGRRLPLPAGRVKAILGVLVELNLRDLPAGPLRLPLLDAARLAQLEEALRGRWVGAEQLLALGQRLRDFAGITPVAPPAGLNADLRPYQVQGLSWLQFLREYGLSGILADDMGLGKAQPLDAGVLTPHGWQTMGQLQIGDYVMGRDGQPTQVIGVYPQGLRPIYQLTLTDGASVEADAEHLWAVNTPVRKRRGLPERVLSTEQIMADLTDAAGNLKHYLPVVQPVAFAPRSLPVDPYTLGALLGDGSLTHGVNITSEDELVGALILPAGVYAQHAERLTAKVSTSRLVSAGQWTPNPLKDALRKLGLHGVKGRDKFIPPDYLLGSTEQRLSLLQGLLDTDGHAGVVVEYTSVSERLARGVVELVQSLGGTARIRLRKTSHVYKGERRSGTAWRVTLKLLPQLSPFRLVEKLAAYHRPSKYPPSRGIKRVEYVGLKEAQCIRVAAADHLYLTEQYIVTHNTVQALAHLLTEKQAGRADRPSLVIAPTSVLGNWRSEAARFAPDLRVLTLHGPQRKADFERIGDFDVILSTYPLLPRDLDQLSVHEYHLIILDEAQNIKNARSASAKAASSLTARHRLCLTGTPLENHLGELWSQFNFLMPGLLYTEKIFGQLYRTPIEKQGDLHRRAALAARVRPFLLRREKSEVAKELPPKTEIPVRLSLENDQRDLYETVRVTMQERVREELAARGLGRSTIAVLDALLKLRQAVTDPRLVKLEVARKVRSNAKLDWLSGNLPQMIEEGRRVLIFSAFATLLGLLEDTLNELGIPYAKLTGQTKNRAAQIEAFQGGEKPVFLISLKAGGVGLNLTAADTVIHYDPWWNPAAENQATDRAYRIGQDKPVFVYKLIASGSVEERILEMQARKAALSQGILGAGLSDAGQLSTQDLDKLFAPLEEAPEQEQAGES
- a CDS encoding ABC transporter ATP-binding protein; this translates as MTRLAVQNVTYRHGPEVALTFPSFEVGKGEQLALIGPSGAGKTTLLHLIAGLLRPESGHIRFDGQIISALSESGRDAYRARSVGYVFQDFHLMPGYSALENVLLGLGLSGMRGPQARERAAEVLTELGLGARLRHTPRQLSTGERQRVALARAVAHRPALLLADEPTAHLDRARGVQALKLLQDTAAALGATLVVVTHDPLVMDAFERLIEVGAVSQQPVSQRPASGKEAVLV
- a CDS encoding alkaline phosphatase, whose amino-acid sequence is MKTPSLVKASLLLGTLLALSSAAAAEVKIYPYSGAHVLAGQKFDLRVEVSGVAAGAEASVMLDGKPVAGLIKTNSAADTVEYTLRGVSLIAGSHTVTVTGAATGQATMIAEAPATVAQAKKVILFIGDGMGWNTVRAAELVAHGYNPDNGMPLGRLEMETGLSGLATVTNSSYDSFLTDSANTASSIATGQKVLVNALSVYPDNTKDSLDNPRIETIAEILKRSKNMGIGLVSTAFGTDATPAAFAAHTRLRGDYSAVADQYFKGSAKPDVLLFGGSNDFISQTVPGSRRKDATNWIDGSQKMGFTFVSSRAELMKANTTKLFGLFNLSNFNSYLDRVQFKDPSVLGDFKDQPYLWDMTQKAVETLDKNPNGFFLMVEGGMIDKFEHPLDWQRGVWDVLEMDKAVAWAKDYQKTHPDTLVLVTADHAHSISTYAGYDHTKGPGNRDAVLVYQDGKFPTYSDKKDVNGIPMVTPTRGLAVGFAGVPDYCETFTARPIYKDPTISDGSGGYAPNPDICKEEGAYFRTGNLPRNTNQGVHSADPVPLFSFGPGAQNFVGMMDQTDIFFAIAKAMGVDATKDAGK